In Chitinophagales bacterium, one DNA window encodes the following:
- the lptB gene encoding LPS export ABC transporter ATP-binding protein, whose protein sequence is MILRTENLVKAYRQRKVVDHVSVFVQQGEIVGLLGPNGAGKTTTFYMTVGLVRPDEGKILLDQLDITHQPMYKRAQEGIGYLPQEASIFRKLSVEDNVSAVLEMTRLSKKEQKEKLEILLDEFGLNHVRKNRGDLLSGGERRRTEIARALAVDPKFILLDEPFAGIDPIAVEDIQMIVAKLKFKNIGILITDHNVQETLSITDRAYLLFEGRILKQGTAEELAADEQVRKVYLGRNFELRRKNPVP, encoded by the coding sequence ATGATCCTCCGTACAGAAAATCTGGTAAAGGCATACAGGCAGCGCAAGGTGGTAGACCATGTGTCTGTCTTTGTGCAGCAAGGTGAAATTGTCGGACTACTTGGTCCTAATGGTGCCGGAAAAACCACTACGTTTTACATGACGGTGGGGCTGGTAAGGCCTGATGAAGGAAAAATTCTGCTCGATCAGCTCGACATCACGCATCAGCCCATGTATAAGCGCGCGCAGGAAGGAATTGGTTATCTGCCGCAGGAAGCGTCCATCTTCAGAAAGTTATCCGTGGAAGACAATGTTTCCGCCGTGCTGGAGATGACACGACTATCCAAAAAGGAACAGAAAGAAAAACTGGAGATCCTGCTGGATGAATTCGGCCTGAATCACGTGCGGAAAAACAGGGGCGACCTGTTATCCGGCGGCGAAAGAAGAAGAACGGAGATTGCCAGGGCATTAGCCGTTGACCCCAAATTTATACTGCTCGATGAGCCCTTCGCAGGCATTGACCCGATAGCCGTTGAAGATATTCAAATGATTGTCGCCAAGCTGAAATTCAAAAATATCGGCATCCTCATCACCGATCACAACGTGCAGGAAACATTATCCATCACCGACCGCGCCTACCTGCTTTTCGAAGGAAGGATATTGAAGCAGGGAACGGCGGAGGAACTGGCGGCCGATGAACAGGTACGTAAGGTTTATCTGGGGCGCAATTTTGAACTGCGGCGTAAAAATCCTGTTCCATGA
- a CDS encoding GH3 auxin-responsive promoter family protein, whose product MDYPLDAQQKVFQYLIETARDTEWGKAYGYADIRYADDFRKRVPLQDYESLKPFIQRLMDGEQNILWNSPVKWFSKSSGTTSDKSKFIPMTEESIEDCHYRGAIDLLSAYCNANPNTRLLSGKGLIVGGSHQINPMNRTAVYGDLSAVLLQNMSFFAQWYRTPDLSVALMNDWEMKLEALAKATVHEDVTNISGVPTWTMLLIKRLFELTGENNLKTIWPNLELYIHGGVSFKPYRAAFRSLIQANDMYYYETYNASEGFFGFQYGLEDDDLLLHLNNGIFYEFIPSTEFGKSAPRTVLLHEVIPGESYGLVISTNGGLWRYVVGDTIRFTSVRPFKIQVTGRLKHFINAFGEEVIVDNTDRAISEACRLTGAAVNDYTVAPIYLTLQNRGGHEWLIEFSKQPDDLAHFTRVLDDTLRAVNSDYDAKRSHDLALLLPVIHVLRPDTFYNWLKSKGKLGGQNKVPRLSNDRTYVEEILASANLQQSS is encoded by the coding sequence ATGGATTATCCGCTTGACGCACAGCAGAAAGTTTTTCAATACCTCATAGAAACAGCACGGGACACTGAATGGGGAAAGGCATATGGCTATGCCGACATCCGCTATGCTGATGATTTTAGAAAGCGTGTACCATTGCAGGACTATGAATCCCTGAAACCTTTTATTCAACGCCTGATGGATGGGGAACAAAACATCCTCTGGAACTCGCCTGTAAAATGGTTTTCAAAATCTTCCGGTACCACTTCGGATAAAAGCAAGTTCATCCCGATGACGGAAGAGTCGATTGAGGATTGCCATTACCGTGGCGCCATTGATCTGTTATCCGCCTATTGCAATGCCAATCCGAATACAAGGCTGCTGAGCGGCAAAGGATTGATCGTTGGTGGCAGTCATCAAATCAATCCGATGAACAGAACTGCCGTGTATGGCGACCTGTCGGCTGTCTTATTGCAGAACATGTCCTTCTTCGCGCAATGGTACCGTACACCCGACCTGTCTGTTGCACTCATGAATGACTGGGAGATGAAACTGGAAGCACTTGCCAAAGCTACCGTCCATGAAGATGTGACCAATATCTCCGGCGTGCCGACATGGACCATGCTGCTGATAAAAAGACTGTTTGAGCTAACCGGGGAAAATAACCTGAAAACCATCTGGCCAAATCTTGAATTGTACATACATGGCGGCGTTAGCTTCAAGCCATACCGTGCAGCATTCAGGTCTTTAATTCAGGCAAATGATATGTACTACTATGAAACATATAATGCCTCGGAAGGATTCTTCGGATTTCAGTATGGCCTGGAAGACGACGATCTCCTGCTGCACCTGAACAATGGTATCTTCTATGAATTTATTCCATCCACCGAATTTGGCAAGTCAGCTCCCCGGACGGTTTTGCTGCATGAAGTAATACCCGGTGAAAGTTACGGGCTTGTGATTTCCACCAATGGTGGCTTATGGCGATATGTGGTGGGTGATACGATCAGGTTTACTTCCGTACGACCTTTTAAAATACAGGTAACCGGCAGGTTGAAGCACTTCATCAATGCTTTCGGCGAGGAGGTTATCGTGGATAATACTGACCGTGCTATATCCGAGGCATGCCGGCTGACTGGCGCAGCGGTAAATGATTATACGGTGGCACCTATTTATCTCACCTTACAAAACCGTGGCGGACATGAGTGGCTTATAGAATTCTCAAAGCAGCCTGATGACCTTGCACACTTCACGCGGGTACTGGATGATACGCTCAGGGCTGTCAATTCAGATTATGATGCCAAACGCTCGCACGACCTTGCACTACTGCTTCCTGTGATTCATGTACTTCGGCCTGATACATTCTATAATTGGCTTAAATCGAAAGGGAAGCTCGGTGGTCAAAACAAAGTTCCACGCCTGAGCAACGACAGAACTTATGTGGAAGAAATATTAGCCTCAGCCAACCTGCAGCAGTCATCCTGA
- a CDS encoding Rieske (2Fe-2S) protein yields the protein MDRKEFLKKLGYSASALFIADFLSGCSKIDAIPDVDFYIDLLDPQYSILMNLGGYVYISNVIVFKGLDNNYYALSKVCTHQGCNVEYNVSYNEMTCPCHGSHFDTSGNVTMGPASSPLPQYATQLIGTQLHVYTP from the coding sequence ATGGATAGAAAGGAATTTTTAAAGAAGCTGGGATATAGTGCGTCTGCACTTTTTATAGCCGATTTTTTAAGCGGTTGCTCCAAGATTGACGCGATTCCGGATGTGGATTTTTACATTGATCTGCTGGATCCTCAGTACAGCATACTGATGAATTTAGGCGGATATGTGTACATCAGCAATGTAATCGTTTTCAAAGGACTCGATAATAATTACTATGCGCTTTCGAAAGTTTGCACCCACCAGGGCTGCAATGTAGAGTATAATGTGTCCTATAATGAAATGACTTGTCCTTGCCATGGTTCTCATTTTGATACTTCCGGCAATGTGACAATGGGCCCTGCCAGTTCTCCGTTGCCACAATATGCCACGCAGCTGATCGGCACGCAGCTTCATGTTTACACTCCTTAG
- a CDS encoding Omp28-related outer membrane protein, which yields MFKKQALLLFFLIVAGCLFHSCDEIGPNINYGGGGGNVDTTNERVVLMEVFTAVRCVNCPAGREIINDLLDSFPGRIEVVEIHSGDLAVPIHNTDPDFRCEDADNITAYLGPFPFQPSAAIDRKSWELTPGNVQRLIDRNYWNLMVRQELDSLPSVKISIEKDYNAGSRLLTVTMKVDFLKDVSDIINATLLLTESGMVAAQDSGPTDVVEDYVHEDVLRTFLTSHSGELVNAEKTAGSSWSITRSITLPVEWNAGNCRVIGFVSKSAGTYDVLQSAGTSIN from the coding sequence ATGTTCAAAAAGCAAGCGCTCCTACTTTTTTTCCTGATTGTTGCCGGATGTTTATTTCATTCCTGTGATGAGATTGGTCCGAATATAAACTATGGCGGAGGCGGTGGCAATGTTGACACCACGAATGAAAGAGTGGTGCTGATGGAAGTATTTACGGCCGTACGGTGTGTTAATTGCCCCGCAGGTCGCGAAATAATTAACGACCTGCTGGATTCCTTTCCCGGCAGGATTGAAGTAGTGGAGATACATAGCGGCGATCTTGCTGTTCCTATCCATAACACCGATCCTGATTTCAGATGTGAGGATGCGGATAATATTACAGCCTATCTCGGACCATTTCCGTTTCAGCCTTCAGCGGCCATTGACCGCAAATCATGGGAGCTGACGCCCGGAAATGTGCAACGCCTTATTGACCGCAACTACTGGAACCTGATGGTCAGGCAGGAGCTGGACAGTCTGCCATCCGTAAAGATCTCTATCGAAAAGGATTACAATGCAGGCAGCAGGTTATTAACCGTTACCATGAAAGTGGATTTCCTGAAAGATGTAAGCGATATTATCAATGCCACCTTGCTGCTTACGGAAAGCGGAATGGTGGCGGCACAGGATAGCGGCCCTACGGATGTGGTGGAAGACTATGTGCATGAAGATGTGTTGAGAACATTTCTCACCAGTCACAGCGGTGAGCTGGTGAATGCTGAAAAGACGGCCGGCAGCAGCTGGTCCATTACAAGAAGCATTACCCTTCCTGTCGAATGGAATGCCGGCAATTGCAGGGTGATTGGGTTTGTATCGAAATCGGCCGGAACGTATGATGTGCTTCAGTCGGCAGGGACTTCAATTAATTAA
- a CDS encoding TlpA family protein disulfide reductase has protein sequence MNKHLLSIFSLLLLVSHAHFTAAQEKKLPSVTLSDIDGNKVDISQLGNDGKIIILSFWATWCVPCKKELTNITDIYEDWQKKYNVELIAVSIDDSRNVTKVKPTVDGSGWPYRVLLDPNQDLKRALSFQNVPYTVVTDKSGTIALVHSGYVEGDEFELEEKLKELSAQ, from the coding sequence ATGAATAAGCATCTCCTGTCAATTTTTTCATTATTGCTTTTAGTATCCCATGCGCATTTTACTGCTGCGCAGGAAAAGAAACTGCCTTCCGTTACCCTATCGGACATTGATGGCAATAAAGTAGATATCAGTCAGCTTGGCAATGATGGAAAAATCATTATTCTCAGTTTTTGGGCCACATGGTGTGTTCCCTGCAAGAAAGAACTCACCAATATCACCGATATATACGAAGACTGGCAAAAAAAATACAATGTGGAGCTGATAGCCGTTTCCATTGATGATTCCCGCAATGTGACCAAGGTGAAGCCTACCGTAGATGGCTCAGGATGGCCTTACCGGGTTTTACTTGATCCTAACCAGGATCTGAAACGAGCGCTCAGTTTTCAGAATGTCCCTTATACTGTGGTGACGGATAAATCCGGAACAATTGCCCTGGTACACAGCGGTTATGTGGAAGGGGATGAGTTTGAATTGGAAGAAAAACTCAAAGAATTATCTGCACAGTAA
- a CDS encoding T9SS type A sorting domain-containing protein yields the protein MKKLFTLALFVVSFVLHSQSQNVTISPSNFDLTVSYDDYGDANATVTNNTNTTRTFRWIRIVEDAPAEWTTTVCDKNNCYSSATASQDFVLAANAGGLLRLTVNPNLVTGEGHYQIVVFDIYDSTNTNAVLHVNAVGKDFTGIADPIGTSLTMYPIPAKDILNINFDGINNANSIAIYNVVGQKMKSVNVYAGSKSVAVPVADLKKGVYFLRVYSNNKEVVTKTFTKE from the coding sequence ATGAAAAAACTTTTTACGCTTGCACTGTTTGTAGTGTCATTTGTGTTGCATTCCCAATCACAAAATGTTACCATCAGCCCAAGTAATTTTGACCTTACGGTCAGCTACGATGATTACGGCGACGCTAATGCAACAGTAACTAATAATACCAATACGACCAGGACTTTTCGCTGGATACGGATTGTGGAAGATGCGCCTGCAGAATGGACAACCACGGTCTGTGATAAAAACAACTGCTATTCAAGTGCTACGGCCAGCCAGGATTTTGTATTGGCAGCGAATGCCGGCGGACTTTTAAGACTGACGGTAAATCCCAATTTGGTTACCGGTGAAGGCCATTACCAGATAGTGGTTTTTGATATCTACGACAGCACAAATACCAATGCCGTTCTTCATGTGAATGCTGTGGGGAAGGATTTTACAGGAATAGCAGATCCCATTGGCACCTCTTTAACCATGTATCCTATTCCGGCTAAAGACATTCTTAACATTAATTTTGATGGGATAAATAATGCAAACAGCATTGCTATCTATAATGTAGTTGGACAGAAAATGAAATCGGTGAATGTGTATGCGGGCAGCAAATCCGTAGCTGTTCCGGTAGCTGATTTAAAAAAGGGAGTTTACTTCTTAAGAGTTTACAGCAACAATAAAGAAGTGGTAACCAAAACCTTTACCAAAGAATAA
- a CDS encoding T9SS type A sorting domain-containing protein: protein MKKSTLAFITLALLLLAEAGSAQTTLYSQNFEGTGLPSDWSQVTNADDGGWKFGTNTQLQSSSFPISAHTKMACTNDDACNCDKSNDMLISPAMDFSGYSYIFMSFDNYYYNLSYGGATESASIKASTDGGTTWSTVTELAGNTGDWETRFVDLSAYAGQSNVKIAFAYDDGGDWLYGWAMDNMLVYAPVAGLDAGVSTFQIGKLDPTPTFTAFSKYITNLPLSVTATISNLGTVPITSFDATWTDGTNTYPETITGINIGTFESYTYTASAEYVTLPGSHNLSLTISNINGGSAELDADNNDGSFTISGVVPNPDQHYVAEEATGTWCGWCVRGIVFMDYMREAYPDQFIGIAVHNGDPMKLTAYDNWVGSFPGFQGYPSVIINRNYIVDPSELEGDFINSISNAPAVKVTVDPVYNSTTKELTATLTGDFLQNLSGDYRFVAVLREDSVHGTSGTYAQTNYYSIADYGYAGPMQGYENQPGHIPAAQMYYDFVGRALLSSVDGTAGSLPGTLNSGSSYSYEFTYTVPAAYNVNRLKVVGMVVDYSTGEVLNAGINGLKFTTGIDNQPVSGSVFLYPNPANQAAYLDLKITQPADVTYQVVNLLGQVVADEHMGTLSGSQLVPVDVSHLPTGIYQVKVTIGDQLLTQKLEVVR, encoded by the coding sequence GTGAAAAAATCTACTCTTGCATTCATTACCCTTGCGTTATTACTGCTGGCAGAAGCAGGATCGGCGCAGACAACACTGTATTCTCAAAATTTTGAGGGTACCGGACTTCCCTCCGATTGGTCACAAGTGACCAACGCTGACGACGGTGGCTGGAAATTTGGCACTAATACACAGCTGCAAAGCTCCAGCTTTCCCATTTCGGCGCATACTAAAATGGCATGCACCAACGATGATGCCTGCAACTGCGATAAAAGCAATGATATGCTGATCTCTCCCGCAATGGATTTTTCCGGATACAGCTATATCTTCATGAGCTTCGATAATTACTATTATAATTTATCTTACGGCGGCGCCACGGAATCGGCTTCCATAAAAGCTTCAACAGACGGTGGTACCACCTGGTCAACAGTAACAGAACTGGCCGGTAACACCGGTGACTGGGAAACACGTTTTGTTGACCTTTCGGCGTATGCCGGGCAAAGCAATGTAAAAATTGCATTCGCCTATGATGACGGCGGTGACTGGTTGTACGGATGGGCGATGGATAACATGCTGGTGTATGCACCGGTAGCCGGACTCGATGCCGGTGTTTCCACTTTTCAGATCGGCAAACTGGATCCTACACCTACTTTTACCGCATTCTCAAAATATATCACCAACCTGCCGTTGAGTGTTACTGCTACCATTTCAAACCTCGGCACGGTTCCCATTACTTCTTTTGATGCAACATGGACTGATGGAACAAACACCTATCCCGAAACCATCACAGGCATCAATATCGGAACATTTGAAAGCTATACCTACACTGCCTCTGCGGAATATGTTACCTTACCCGGAAGTCATAATCTGTCGCTCACCATCTCCAATATCAATGGCGGCTCAGCAGAGCTTGACGCCGACAATAACGATGGCAGTTTTACCATTTCCGGTGTAGTGCCGAATCCTGATCAGCATTATGTTGCCGAAGAAGCCACCGGCACCTGGTGCGGCTGGTGTGTCAGAGGCATCGTTTTTATGGATTACATGCGCGAAGCATATCCTGATCAGTTCATTGGCATCGCAGTGCATAACGGCGACCCGATGAAGCTTACGGCATACGACAATTGGGTGGGCTCCTTCCCCGGCTTTCAGGGCTACCCGAGTGTGATTATCAACAGAAACTACATCGTTGATCCTTCAGAACTGGAGGGAGATTTCATTAACAGTATCTCGAATGCACCTGCTGTGAAAGTTACGGTAGATCCGGTATATAACAGTACTACCAAAGAGCTCACGGCCACATTGACCGGTGATTTTCTTCAAAACCTCAGCGGAGATTATCGCTTTGTAGCTGTTTTGAGAGAAGACAGTGTACATGGCACAAGCGGCACCTATGCGCAAACCAATTACTATTCCATCGCAGATTATGGATATGCCGGACCGATGCAGGGATATGAAAATCAGCCGGGACACATACCGGCAGCACAGATGTATTATGATTTTGTAGGCAGGGCATTGCTCAGCAGCGTGGATGGAACTGCAGGAAGTCTTCCGGGCACCCTGAACAGCGGATCCAGCTATTCCTATGAATTCACCTATACGGTACCTGCTGCCTATAATGTCAACCGGTTGAAGGTAGTCGGCATGGTGGTTGACTATTCAACAGGTGAAGTACTGAATGCAGGCATCAACGGATTGAAATTCACCACGGGAATCGATAATCAACCTGTCAGTGGGTCTGTGTTTTTATATCCTAACCCGGCTAACCAGGCAGCCTACCTCGATTTGAAAATTACGCAGCCGGCTGATGTGACCTACCAGGTGGTGAACTTACTTGGGCAGGTTGTGGCTGATGAACATATGGGAACCCTCAGTGGCAGTCAGCTTGTGCCGGTTGATGTAAGCCATCTTCCTACCGGCATTTACCAGGTTAAGGTTACTATCGGCGATCAGCTGCTTACCCAAAAGCTGGAAGTCGTTCGGTAA
- the carB gene encoding carbamoyl-phosphate synthase large subunit, whose amino-acid sequence MPRDNTIQHVLIIGSGPIIIGQACEFDYSGSQAARSLREEGIKVSLINSNPATIMTDAVTADHIYLLPLTANSIVQVLEESTESGRRIDAVLPTMGGQTALNLAKEADELGIWNKYQVRMIGVDIKAIDLAENREAFRNLMGEIGISVAPSKVANSMLEGKEIAQDIGFPLVIRPSYTLGGTGGGFVHRKEEFEAALDRGLRASPTHEVLVEKAVLGWKEFELELLRDSGDNVVIICTVENFDPMGVHTGDSITVAPAMTLSDTGFQRMRNMAMLMMRSLGNFAGGCNVQFAMDPETEDLIAIEINPRVSRSSALASKATGYPIAKIAAKLAIGYHLDELRNQITGTTSAYFEPSLDYVIVKIPRWNFDKFAGADETLGLQMKSVGEVMGIGRTFIEAVQKACQSLENDAIGLGADGKHWKRSEEILEKLQHPSWDRIFRIKDAMSLGVSINTIYKWTLIDRWFLEQIQELVNTEKEIKKYTLDTLPRHFFLQLKQMGYSDLQLTHLLGNVSEEEVYAKRKSLGIRRTYKLVDTCAAEFGAATPYYYSTFDVENESVVSNRKKIIVLGSGPNRIGQGIEFDYCCVHGLLAIRESGFEAIMINCNPETVSTDFDIADKLYFEPVFWEHLIEIIELENPEGVIVQLGGQTALKLAKQLSERGIRIIGTSFKDMDLAEDRGAFSDLLKALEIPYPEYGVALTVEDAVAVARRVGYPVLVRPSYVLGGQRMRIVLNDDELEQAVLKLLKHMPDNKILIDHFLDRAEEAEIDAICDGEQVHIMGVMEHIEPAGIHSGDSSAVLPPFNLTYEVIDKMVEYAEKLALQLNIRGLINIQYAIKNGKVYVIEANPRASRTTPFIAKAYQIPYLNAATKVMMGVKKIKDFKFDRKLTGYAIKEPVFSFDKFPNVNKELGPEMKSTGEAIRFIKDLFDPFFRQMYKEKSMYLSK is encoded by the coding sequence ATGCCCAGAGATAATACTATTCAGCATGTGCTCATTATCGGCTCAGGCCCCATCATTATCGGGCAGGCCTGCGAATTCGACTATTCCGGTTCACAGGCGGCGCGTTCCCTGCGCGAAGAAGGCATTAAGGTTTCGCTGATCAATTCCAATCCGGCAACCATCATGACCGATGCAGTTACGGCAGATCATATCTACCTGTTGCCATTGACTGCGAATTCGATTGTACAGGTACTGGAAGAATCAACAGAGTCAGGAAGAAGGATTGATGCCGTATTGCCAACGATGGGTGGTCAGACAGCGCTTAATCTGGCCAAAGAAGCTGATGAACTGGGTATATGGAACAAATACCAGGTGCGGATGATCGGTGTCGATATTAAAGCCATTGACCTTGCGGAAAACCGGGAAGCCTTCCGCAACCTCATGGGTGAAATAGGTATCTCCGTAGCACCCTCCAAAGTGGCTAACTCCATGCTGGAAGGGAAAGAGATTGCACAGGATATCGGATTCCCGCTTGTAATCCGGCCATCGTATACTTTAGGAGGAACAGGCGGCGGATTTGTTCACAGAAAAGAAGAATTTGAGGCGGCGCTCGATCGTGGATTGAGGGCATCACCCACCCATGAAGTGCTGGTTGAAAAAGCGGTTTTGGGCTGGAAAGAGTTTGAGCTCGAGCTGCTCCGCGATTCCGGAGATAATGTAGTGATCATCTGTACGGTTGAAAACTTCGACCCGATGGGCGTACATACCGGCGATTCCATCACGGTGGCACCTGCCATGACACTGAGCGACACCGGCTTTCAGCGAATGCGTAATATGGCCATGCTTATGATGCGTTCACTGGGCAACTTCGCCGGCGGCTGCAATGTACAGTTTGCCATGGATCCTGAAACGGAAGATCTGATCGCCATAGAAATCAATCCGCGTGTATCACGTTCTTCCGCCCTGGCTTCCAAAGCCACCGGTTACCCGATAGCAAAAATTGCGGCTAAACTTGCCATCGGTTATCACCTTGATGAATTGCGTAACCAGATAACCGGCACCACTTCCGCCTATTTCGAACCATCGCTCGACTATGTAATCGTGAAAATTCCACGATGGAACTTCGATAAGTTTGCCGGCGCCGATGAAACACTCGGGCTGCAGATGAAATCGGTGGGTGAAGTAATGGGCATCGGCCGCACTTTCATCGAAGCGGTTCAAAAAGCATGTCAGTCGCTTGAAAATGATGCCATCGGACTCGGTGCTGACGGCAAACACTGGAAACGCTCGGAAGAAATTCTCGAAAAACTGCAACACCCTTCCTGGGACCGCATCTTCAGAATCAAAGATGCAATGTCACTCGGTGTTTCCATCAACACAATTTATAAGTGGACACTCATTGACAGGTGGTTCCTCGAGCAAATCCAGGAACTGGTGAACACTGAAAAAGAAATAAAAAAATATACGCTGGATACCCTGCCCCGGCATTTCTTCCTGCAGCTCAAACAAATGGGTTATTCCGACCTGCAGCTCACTCACCTGCTGGGCAACGTCAGCGAAGAGGAGGTGTATGCGAAAAGAAAATCACTGGGTATCCGCCGTACTTATAAATTGGTGGATACCTGTGCAGCTGAATTTGGGGCGGCCACGCCCTATTACTATTCCACGTTCGACGTGGAAAACGAATCAGTGGTTTCCAACCGGAAAAAAATAATCGTGCTGGGGTCAGGCCCCAACCGTATTGGCCAGGGTATTGAATTCGATTATTGCTGTGTGCATGGCTTGCTGGCGATCCGTGAATCCGGCTTCGAAGCCATCATGATCAACTGTAATCCGGAAACGGTATCCACTGATTTTGACATCGCCGACAAGCTTTACTTTGAACCTGTATTCTGGGAACACCTGATTGAAATTATAGAACTCGAAAATCCGGAAGGTGTGATTGTGCAACTGGGCGGGCAAACCGCGCTCAAACTGGCAAAGCAACTGTCGGAGCGAGGAATCAGGATTATAGGCACTTCCTTCAAAGACATGGATCTTGCCGAAGACCGTGGTGCATTTTCCGATCTGCTGAAAGCGCTGGAAATTCCGTACCCGGAATACGGTGTGGCGCTCACGGTGGAAGATGCCGTTGCAGTGGCACGACGGGTAGGTTATCCTGTTTTAGTGCGGCCTTCTTATGTGCTCGGTGGTCAGCGTATGCGCATCGTGCTAAATGATGATGAACTGGAACAGGCCGTGCTGAAGCTGCTCAAGCACATGCCTGACAATAAAATTCTGATTGATCATTTCCTCGACCGTGCCGAAGAGGCCGAGATTGATGCCATTTGTGACGGGGAGCAGGTGCATATCATGGGCGTCATGGAACACATAGAGCCGGCTGGTATTCACTCCGGTGATTCAAGCGCGGTATTGCCTCCTTTCAATCTCACATATGAGGTGATTGATAAAATGGTGGAATATGCAGAAAAACTCGCCCTGCAACTCAATATCCGCGGACTGATCAACATTCAGTATGCCATCAAAAACGGAAAGGTGTATGTTATTGAAGCTAACCCGCGGGCATCAAGAACAACACCATTCATCGCGAAGGCCTACCAGATTCCCTACCTGAATGCGGCAACTAAAGTGATGATGGGTGTTAAGAAAATCAAAGACTTCAAATTTGACCGTAAGCTCACCGGCTATGCCATCAAAGAACCGGTTTTCTCTTTTGATAAATTTCCCAACGTGAATAAAGAACTCGGGCCTGAGATGAAATCTACCGGTGAAGCCATCCGGTTCATTAAAGATTTGTTCGATCCTTTTTTCAGGCAGATGTATAAGGAGAAAAGCATGTACCTGAGCAAATAA
- a CDS encoding DUF4834 family protein produces MLVRIFETPVLDVLLIVLAIRFIWPSLFGIRKKKTAAGSGEQSNYVKQPPAANPPKSTDRRGEYIDYEEIK; encoded by the coding sequence ATGTTAGTACGCATTTTTGAAACACCTGTATTGGATGTCCTGCTGATTGTGCTCGCCATCCGTTTTATCTGGCCATCCTTATTTGGTATCAGGAAAAAGAAAACTGCAGCGGGCAGCGGCGAACAAAGTAATTATGTGAAACAGCCTCCTGCTGCCAATCCTCCCAAATCAACTGATCGCCGCGGAGAATATATTGACTACGAAGAGATCAAGTGA
- a CDS encoding GatB/YqeY domain-containing protein, which yields MSLEEKINGDLKQAMLSKDEAALRAIRAIKSAIILAKTEKDAKEADAASEIKLLQKLVKQRKDALEIYEKENRADLAKKEREEIEVIERYLPQQMSDDELRSILSKIIAATGATKPQDMGKVMGIASKELAGKADGKTISAIVKELLAAG from the coding sequence ATGTCGCTGGAAGAAAAAATAAATGGCGATTTGAAGCAGGCGATGCTCAGTAAAGATGAAGCCGCTCTTCGCGCCATACGTGCTATAAAATCCGCCATCATCCTGGCAAAAACAGAGAAAGATGCCAAAGAAGCGGATGCAGCATCGGAGATAAAGTTGTTGCAGAAACTGGTGAAGCAACGAAAAGATGCATTGGAAATTTATGAAAAGGAAAATCGTGCTGACCTTGCCAAAAAAGAACGCGAGGAAATTGAAGTGATCGAACGATATCTCCCTCAGCAGATGAGTGACGATGAATTAAGAAGCATATTGTCGAAGATCATTGCAGCAACCGGAGCCACAAAACCACAGGACATGGGAAAAGTGATGGGCATTGCCAGTAAGGAACTTGCAGGAAAAGCAGACGGGAAAACCATTTCAGCCATTGTGAAGGAATTGCTGGCTGCAGGATAA